Proteins from one Amycolatopsis benzoatilytica AK 16/65 genomic window:
- a CDS encoding DUF2207 domain-containing protein has protein sequence MLADDVTVTTAQDGQLTVVERIVTDAPAVRRLSERTPVTDDEDRLYSITDLRLAGAATADGTTVTVTGPATLTYTVDGAVASGGQVRVQLTGGWNRAVDRVAASFSAPGVSAADCYSGPAGSARQCTFSELRGGGVHAEQNGLRQGDRIDLAVQTGPLPANARFVRSGLLGAFAAGLPTVLSGLLLLGYLLLGTVLLRRRRTGPPAPGVPPACVAYVARGELDLVATVLDLVARGHLHLADDRITHGEGDSLSTFEHAVKAAFPPGPLAAARPDRAELLALLDAEARGEGWLSDRPKHVRRAGLVLSAAGVLTTAALALTVGNALIGVAVLIAGLATFAAAPATSARTARGRALGAPAARVESPLAATVAAIQAAAERRHAVVSAQ, from the coding sequence ATGCTGGCCGACGACGTCACCGTGACCACCGCCCAGGACGGCCAGCTCACCGTCGTCGAACGCATCGTCACCGACGCGCCCGCCGTTCGCCGCCTGTCCGAGCGAACCCCGGTCACCGACGACGAGGACCGCCTCTACTCGATCACCGATCTCCGCCTCGCCGGTGCCGCGACGGCCGACGGAACCACCGTCACCGTCACCGGGCCGGCCACCCTCACGTACACAGTGGACGGTGCGGTCGCGTCCGGCGGGCAAGTCCGCGTCCAGCTCACCGGCGGCTGGAACCGCGCTGTCGACCGGGTCGCCGCGTCCTTTTCCGCGCCCGGCGTGTCCGCCGCGGACTGCTACAGCGGACCAGCCGGTTCCGCCCGCCAGTGCACGTTTTCCGAACTTCGCGGCGGGGGAGTCCACGCCGAGCAGAACGGGCTGCGCCAAGGCGATCGGATCGATCTGGCGGTCCAAACCGGACCGTTGCCGGCGAATGCCCGGTTCGTCCGGTCCGGTCTGCTCGGCGCCTTCGCGGCTGGTCTGCCGACCGTCCTCAGCGGACTCCTGTTGCTCGGATACCTCCTTCTCGGCACCGTGCTGCTGCGTCGTCGCCGGACCGGCCCACCCGCGCCCGGTGTGCCGCCCGCCTGTGTCGCCTACGTCGCACGCGGCGAGCTGGACCTGGTCGCCACGGTGCTCGATCTCGTCGCGCGAGGGCACCTGCACCTCGCCGACGACCGGATAACCCATGGCGAAGGCGACTCGCTCAGCACGTTCGAGCACGCCGTCAAAGCCGCGTTCCCGCCCGGCCCGCTCGCCGCGGCGCGTCCGGATCGGGCCGAACTGCTCGCGCTTCTCGACGCCGAAGCCCGCGGCGAGGGCTGGCTGTCCGACCGGCCGAAGCACGTTCGCCGCGCCGGACTGGTCCTGTCGGCGGCTGGCGTCCTCACCACCGCCGCCCTTGCCTTGACGGTCGGAAACGCGTTGATCGGCGTCGCGGTCCTGATCGCCGGACTGGCCACTTTTGCTGCCGCTCCGGCGACCTCCGCCCGCACTGCCCGCGGCCGCGCGCTCGGCGCTCCGGCCGCCCGGGTCGAATCCCCGCTGGCGGCAACGGTCGCCGCGATCCAAGCGGCAGCCGAACGTCGACACGCGGTGGTGTCCGCGCAGTGA
- a CDS encoding RDD family protein, translating to MQEESELVTGEAVVLDLRVAKLASRAVAMLLDVLVQAAVLLLALVALLVTAGQFDRALTVALMLTVFVLVVIGYPVLFETLSRGRSLGKLALGLRVVRLDGGPISFRHALTRALAGFFVDFWALGFLGAVAVVVSLSSSNGRRVGDYLAGTLVIRERVPLSKQAVLMVPPGLEHWAAQFDLSGLPEHLATAARQYLGRYHDLRPEAAASLGFGLAQQVSAAIGVPLPYGMPPWVFLTAVLGERRNRDQARIAPPGYPLPGYPAQVRPGQAQPAQVHQPGQGQPGVGQPGPPDVAPPGFALPGASRPVPATEPVPLGYARPAEPLPAEPKPEPDNPFTLPS from the coding sequence GTGCAGGAAGAGTCCGAACTCGTCACCGGCGAGGCCGTCGTCCTCGACCTGCGGGTGGCGAAGCTGGCCAGCCGCGCGGTCGCGATGCTGCTCGACGTCCTCGTCCAGGCCGCGGTGCTGCTGCTGGCCCTCGTCGCGCTGCTGGTGACCGCGGGCCAGTTCGACCGGGCGCTGACCGTCGCGCTGATGCTGACCGTGTTCGTGCTGGTCGTGATCGGCTACCCGGTGCTGTTCGAGACGCTCAGCCGCGGCCGCTCGCTCGGCAAACTCGCGCTCGGGCTGCGCGTGGTGCGCCTCGACGGCGGGCCGATCAGCTTCCGGCACGCGCTCACCCGCGCGCTGGCCGGGTTCTTCGTCGACTTCTGGGCGCTCGGCTTCCTCGGCGCGGTCGCGGTGGTGGTGTCGTTGTCCTCGTCGAACGGCCGCCGCGTCGGCGACTACCTCGCGGGCACGCTGGTGATCCGCGAACGCGTCCCGCTGTCGAAGCAGGCCGTGCTGATGGTGCCCCCTGGCCTGGAGCACTGGGCCGCCCAGTTCGACCTGAGCGGTCTGCCCGAACACCTCGCGACGGCCGCCCGCCAGTACCTCGGCCGCTACCACGACCTGCGCCCGGAGGCGGCCGCGTCGCTGGGGTTCGGGCTGGCGCAGCAGGTATCCGCGGCGATCGGCGTGCCGTTGCCGTACGGGATGCCGCCGTGGGTTTTCCTCACCGCGGTGCTGGGCGAACGGCGGAACCGGGACCAGGCTCGGATCGCGCCGCCGGGGTATCCGCTGCCGGGATACCCGGCACAGGTTCGGCCGGGCCAGGCGCAACCAGCTCAGGTTCATCAGCCGGGTCAAGGGCAGCCGGGTGTTGGGCAACCGGGACCGCCGGACGTGGCACCGCCGGGATTCGCGTTGCCGGGGGCGTCGCGGCCGGTCCCCGCCACTGAGCCGGTCCCGCTCGGCTACGCTCGCCCCGCCGAACCCCTTCCCGCCGAACCGAAGCCGGAACCCGACAACCCCTTCACCCTCCCGAGCTGA
- a CDS encoding DUF2207 domain-containing protein, which translates to MNVAALLAIPFLAASPVAAQDQPSLPGLPQSVEVALKVQQDGSLSVTEAVSVPRDTSMTRTISLRTKADDNHERVRSIRDISIEGAGNAESGNDQVTFYLRGGTSVIRYTVDGTVGTSLGVEHVTWDIASGWDTRIELVRATFAAPAIPDALSCLAGPPGSTTRCGAAQIDHSGLTRVSVSKLNPGSRVELTAELPGGTVSPTERLAPTSPFAASAPVWWTWLAFAVLSIIGALAVFTLRRRDRQPGHAVPVELHDNGRFSSPDGVLPGHLGLLLTGRVASLDLAATVLDLCVRNYLWVSEASPGDWVLIRRNPPDQYLTAFEHAVYAAAVPEESARLSEVGKAGVRELVDDVVRRGWFFRKRQIGPRLSAYGVFLTVLLAFTVGYAQLGLMLLASGVAVTAAGRLLPMRRKTGRDLRDRLLGLNSKLLTMKPPRDELLFSRALPYAYALGEADAWLAKGCSLTAYWCGSPEADALPAARTSGFVAALTVAFECGQHLRPEEPKTPVPA; encoded by the coding sequence GTGAACGTCGCCGCCTTGCTCGCCATTCCGTTTCTCGCCGCCAGCCCGGTCGCCGCGCAAGACCAACCGTCGCTGCCCGGTCTCCCGCAGAGCGTCGAAGTGGCGTTGAAAGTCCAGCAGGACGGCAGCTTGTCGGTCACCGAAGCGGTCTCGGTCCCGCGCGACACCTCGATGACTCGCACCATTTCGTTGCGCACCAAGGCGGATGACAACCACGAGCGGGTGCGAAGCATCCGCGACATCAGCATCGAAGGCGCCGGCAACGCCGAGTCCGGCAACGACCAGGTGACCTTTTACCTCCGCGGCGGCACGTCGGTCATCCGGTACACAGTGGACGGTACGGTCGGCACCAGCCTCGGCGTCGAGCACGTCACCTGGGACATCGCCAGCGGCTGGGACACCCGTATCGAACTGGTCCGCGCCACCTTCGCCGCACCCGCCATCCCGGACGCGCTGTCCTGCCTCGCCGGTCCGCCTGGTTCCACGACCCGGTGCGGTGCCGCGCAAATCGACCATTCCGGCCTGACCCGCGTCTCGGTCTCGAAACTCAACCCGGGCTCCCGGGTGGAGCTGACCGCGGAACTGCCCGGCGGCACGGTCAGCCCGACCGAACGCCTCGCGCCCACGAGCCCCTTCGCGGCGAGCGCGCCGGTGTGGTGGACGTGGCTGGCCTTCGCCGTACTGTCGATCATCGGCGCGCTCGCCGTGTTCACGCTGCGCCGACGCGACCGACAGCCTGGCCACGCCGTCCCCGTGGAGCTTCACGACAACGGTCGCTTCTCGTCGCCCGACGGCGTCCTGCCGGGCCACCTAGGTCTGCTGTTGACCGGTCGCGTTGCCTCGCTCGACCTAGCCGCGACAGTGCTCGACCTATGCGTCCGTAACTACCTCTGGGTCAGCGAAGCCAGCCCGGGAGACTGGGTGCTCATTCGCCGTAACCCGCCAGACCAGTACCTCACCGCGTTCGAGCACGCGGTGTACGCGGCGGCAGTGCCCGAAGAGTCCGCGCGGCTCAGCGAAGTGGGCAAAGCAGGCGTACGCGAGCTAGTTGACGACGTCGTCCGCCGAGGCTGGTTCTTCCGGAAGCGTCAGATCGGCCCACGGCTGTCCGCGTACGGAGTGTTCCTCACTGTGCTCCTTGCGTTCACGGTCGGTTACGCGCAACTCGGGTTGATGCTGCTTGCCAGCGGCGTCGCCGTGACTGCCGCAGGACGGCTCCTGCCGATGCGCCGCAAGACTGGTCGCGATCTCCGCGACCGGCTGCTTGGCCTCAACTCGAAGCTGCTCACGATGAAGCCGCCGCGCGACGAGCTTCTCTTCTCGCGCGCGCTCCCGTACGCGTACGCGCTCGGCGAAGCGGATGCTTGGCTGGCGAAGGGTTGTTCGCTTACGGCGTACTGGTGCGGCAGCCCGGAAGCCGACGCCTTGCCAGCGGCTCGGACCAGCGGTTTCGTCGCCGCGCTGACCGTCGCGTTCGAGTGTGGTCAGCACCTCCGACCAGAGGAGCCGAAGACGCCCGTGCCTGCGTAG